One segment of Arvicanthis niloticus isolate mArvNil1 chromosome 5, mArvNil1.pat.X, whole genome shotgun sequence DNA contains the following:
- the Mib2 gene encoding E3 ubiquitin-protein ligase MIB2 isoform X1, protein MDLDPHAGVQVGMRVVRGMDWKWGQQDGGEGGVGTVVELGRHGSPSTPDRTVVVQWDQGTRTNYRAGYQGAHDLLLYDNAQIGIRHPNIICDCCKKHGLRGMRWKCRVCFDYDLCTQCYMHNKHDLTHAFERYETSHSRPVTLSPRQGLPRIPLRGIFQGAKVVRGPDWEWGSQDGGEGKTGRVVDIRGWDVETGRSVASVTWADGTTNVYRVGHKGKVDLRCVGEAAGGFYYKEHLPKLGKPAELQRRVSADGQPFQRGDKVKCLLDTDVLRDMQEGHGGWNPRMAEFIGQMGTVHRITDRGDVRVQFNHETRWTFHPGALTKHNSFWVGDVVRVIDDLDTVKRLQAGHGEWTDDMAPALGRVGKVVKVFGDGNLRVAVGGQRWTFSPSCLVAYRPEEDANLDVAERARENKSSLSVALDKLRTQKSDPEHPGRLVVEAALGNVARALDLLRRHPEQVDTKNQGRTALQVAAYLGQVELVRLLLQARASVDLPDEEGNTALHYTAMGNQPEATRVLLSAGCGVDARNGTRSTALHVAVQRGFLEVVKILCERGCDVNLPDAHADTPLHSAISAGAGASSIVEVLTEVPGIDVTATNSQGFTLLHHASLKGHVLAVRKILARARQLVDAKKEDGFTALHLAALNNHREVAQVLIREGRCDVNVRNRKLQSPLHLAVQQAHLGLVPLLVDAGCSVNTEDEEGDTALHVALQRHQLLPLVVDRAGGDPGPLQLLSRLQASGLPGSTELTVGAAVACFLALEGADVSYANHRGRSPLDLATEGRVLKALQGCAQRFRERQAGGGGGVPPGPRHVLTTPNTVTNLHVSGTAGPEAAECLVCSELALLVLFSPCQHRTVCEECARRMKKCIRCQVVISKKLRPDGSEVVNAIQVPGPPRQLVEELQSRYRQMEERITCPICIDNHIRLVFQCGHGACAPCGAALNACPICRQPIRDRIQIFV, encoded by the exons ATGGACCTGGACCCCCATGCAGGTGTGCAGGTGGGCATGCGTGTGGTACGCGGAATGGACTGGAAATGGGGCCAGCAGGATGGAGGTGAGGGCGGTGTGGGCACCGTGGTGGAGCTTGGCCGCCATGGCAGCCCCTCGACCCCCGACCGTACAGTTGTCGTTCAGTGGGACCAGGGCACACGTACCAACTATCGAGCTGGCTACCAAGGTGCCCATGACCTGTTGCTCTATGACAACGCCCAAATCG GTATCCGCCACCCCAACATCATCTGTGACTGCTGCAAGAAACATGGGCTTCGTGGCATGCGTTGGAAGTGCCGTGTCTGCTTTGACTATGACCTCTGCACGCAGTGCTACATGCACAACAAGCATGACCTTACCCATGCCTTCGAGCGCTATGAGACATCGCACTCACGCCC GGTTACGTTGAGTCCCCGACAGGGCCTCCCTCGAATCCCACTGAGGGGCATCTTTCAAGGAGCAAAAGTGGTACGAGGCCCTGACTGGGAATGGGGCTCACAAGATG GAGGCGAAGGGAAGACAGGCCGTGTGGTGGATATCCGTGGCTGGGATGTGGAGACAGGCCGAAGTGTGGCCAGTGTCACATGGGCAGATGGAACCACCAATGTGTACCGAGTGGGCCACAAAGGCAAGGTGGATCTCAGATGTGTTGGTGAGGCAGCTGGCGGCTTTTACTACAAGGAGCACCTCCCGAAGCTTG gcaagCCAGCAGAGCTGCAACGCAGGGTGAGTGCTGATGGCCAGCCCTTCCAGCGTGGGGACAAGGTCAAGTGTCTGCTGGACACAGATGTCCTGAGGGACATGCAGGAAGGCCATGGTGGCTGGAACCCTAGGATGGCAGAG TTTATCGGACAGATGGGCACCGTGCACCGCATCACAGACCGTGGGGACGTGCGTGTGCAGTTCAACCATGAGACCCGCTGGACCTTCCACCCTGGGGCTCTCACCAAG CACAACAGCTTCTGGGTGGGTGATGTGGTCCGGGTCATCGATGACCTTGACACTGTGAAGCGACTGCAGGCTGGACATGGTGAATGGACTGACGACATGGCCCCT GCCCTGGGCCGCGTGGGGAAAGTGGTGAAGGTGTTTGGAGATGGAAACTTGCGTGTGGCAGTTGGCGGTCAGCGATGGACCTTCAGCCCCTCCTGCCTGGTGGCCTACCGGCCCGAGGAAGATGCCAACCTGGATGTAGCTGAGCGTGccagagagaacaaaa GCTCACTGAGTGTGGCCCTGGACAAGCTTCGGACCCAGAAGAGTGACCCAGAGCACCCAGGGAGGCTGGTAGTAGAGGCTGCACTGGGAAATGTAGCCCGGGCTCTGGATCTACTGCGAAGGCATCCAGAGCAG GTGGACACAAAGAACCAGGGCAGAACTGCCCTGCAGGTGGCTGCTTACCTGGGCCAGGTAGAGCTGGTACGGCTGCTGCTGCAGGCAAGAGCAAGTGTGGACCTGCCAGATGAGGAGGGCAACACTGCACTGCACTACACAGCCATGGG GAACCAGCCTGAGGCCACAAGGGTGCTCCTGAGTGCAGGATGTGGGGTAGATGCTCGGAATGGCACACGCAGCACAGCCCTCCATGTGGCTGTACAGAGGGGCTTCCTAGAGGTGGTAAAGATCCTGTGTGAACGTGGTTGTGATGTCAACTTGCCG GATGCCCATGCAGACACACCCCTACATTCTGCCATTTCTGCGGGTGCCGGTGCCAGCAGCATTGTTGAAGTCCTTACCGAGGTGCCTGGCATCGATGTCACTGCTACCAATAGCCAGGGCTTCACACTGCTGCACCACGCATCCCTCAAGGGCCATGTGCT AGCAGTTAGAAAGATTCTGGCAAGGGCACGGCAGCTGGTGGATGCCAAGAAGGAGGATGGCTTCACTGCACTCCATCTGGCAGCTCTCAACAACCACCGTGAAGTGGCCCAGGTCCTAATCCGAGAG GGTCGCTGTGATGTGAATGTGCGAAACAGGAAGCTTCAATCCCCACTCCATCTGGCTGTGCAGCAGGCCCACCTGGGGCTGGTACCGCTGCTGGTGGACGCAGGCTGCAGTGTCAACACTGAGGATGAGGAGGGCGATACAGCCCTACATGTAGCACTACAGCGCCATCAGCTGTTGCCCCTGGTGGTTGACAGGGCTGGGGGAGACCCTGGGCCCTTGCAGCTGCTGTCAAGG ctacaggcctcaggcctccCAGGCAGCACAGAGTTGACTGTAGGCGCTGCAGTGGCCTGCTTCCTGGCATTGGAGGGTGCTGACGTGAGCTACGCAAACCACCGAGGCCGGAGCCCACTGGACCTGGCTACAGAAGGCCGTGTGCTCAAGGCCTTGCAGGGCTGTGCCCAGCGCTTCAG GGAGCGACAGGCAGGTGGCGGTGGGGGTGTGCCCCCGGGCCCCCGGCATGTGCTGACTACTCCTAACACCGTGACGAACCTGCATGTGTCTGGCACAGCAGGGCCAGAGGCTGCCGAGTGCCTGGTGTGCTCGGAGCTGGCATTGCTAGTTCTGTTTTCACCGTGTCAGCACCGCACAGTGTGTGAGG AGTGCGCTCGAAGGATGAAGAAGTGTATCAGGTGCCAGGTGGTCATCAGCAAGAAGCTACGCCCAG ATGGTTCAGAGGTGGTAAATGCCATCCAGGTCCCCGGCCCACCTCGGCAACTGGTAGAGGAGCTACAGAGCCGCTACAGGCAGATGGAGGAGCGCATCACCTGCCCCATCTGCATCGACAACCACATCCGCCTAGTGTTCCAGTGCGGCCATGGAGCGTGCGCACCCTGTGGCGCTGCGCTTAACGCCTGCCCCATCTGCCGCCAGCCCATCCGTGACCGCATTCAGATCTTCGTGTGA
- the Mib2 gene encoding E3 ubiquitin-protein ligase MIB2 isoform X4: protein MDLDPHAGVQVGMRVVRGMDWKWGQQDGGEGGVGTVVELGRHGSPSTPDRTVVVQWDQGTRTNYRAGYQGAHDLLLYDNAQIGIRHPNIICDCCKKHGLRGMRWKCRVCFDYDLCTQCYMHNKHDLTHAFERYETSHSRPVTLSPRQGLPRIPLRGIFQGAKVVRGPDWEWGSQDGGEGKTGRVVDIRGWDVETGRSVASVTWADGTTNVYRVGHKGKVDLRCVGEAAGGFYYKEHLPKLGKPAELQRRVSADGQPFQRGDKVKCLLDTDVLRDMQEGHGGWNPRMAEHNSFWVGDVVRVIDDLDTVKRLQAGHGEWTDDMAPALGRVGKVVKVFGDGNLRVAVGGQRWTFSPSCLVAYRPEEDANLDVAERARENKSSLSVALDKLRTQKSDPEHPGRLVVEAALGNVARALDLLRRHPEQVDTKNQGRTALQVAAYLGQVELVRLLLQARASVDLPDEEGNTALHYTAMGNQPEATRVLLSAGCGVDARNGTRSTALHVAVQRGFLEVVKILCERGCDVNLPDAHADTPLHSAISAGAGASSIVEVLTEVPGIDVTATNSQGFTLLHHASLKGHVLAVRKILARARQLVDAKKEDGFTALHLAALNNHREVAQVLIREGRCDVNVRNRKLQSPLHLAVQQAHLGLVPLLVDAGCSVNTEDEEGDTALHVALQRHQLLPLVVDRAGGDPGPLQLLSRLQASGLPGSTELTVGAAVACFLALEGADVSYANHRGRSPLDLATEGRVLKALQGCAQRFRERQAGGGGGVPPGPRHVLTTPNTVTNLHVSGTAGPEAAECLVCSELALLVLFSPCQHRTVCEECARRMKKCIRCQVVISKKLRPDGSEVVNAIQVPGPPRQLVEELQSRYRQMEERITCPICIDNHIRLVFQCGHGACAPCGAALNACPICRQPIRDRIQIFV from the exons ATGGACCTGGACCCCCATGCAGGTGTGCAGGTGGGCATGCGTGTGGTACGCGGAATGGACTGGAAATGGGGCCAGCAGGATGGAGGTGAGGGCGGTGTGGGCACCGTGGTGGAGCTTGGCCGCCATGGCAGCCCCTCGACCCCCGACCGTACAGTTGTCGTTCAGTGGGACCAGGGCACACGTACCAACTATCGAGCTGGCTACCAAGGTGCCCATGACCTGTTGCTCTATGACAACGCCCAAATCG GTATCCGCCACCCCAACATCATCTGTGACTGCTGCAAGAAACATGGGCTTCGTGGCATGCGTTGGAAGTGCCGTGTCTGCTTTGACTATGACCTCTGCACGCAGTGCTACATGCACAACAAGCATGACCTTACCCATGCCTTCGAGCGCTATGAGACATCGCACTCACGCCC GGTTACGTTGAGTCCCCGACAGGGCCTCCCTCGAATCCCACTGAGGGGCATCTTTCAAGGAGCAAAAGTGGTACGAGGCCCTGACTGGGAATGGGGCTCACAAGATG GAGGCGAAGGGAAGACAGGCCGTGTGGTGGATATCCGTGGCTGGGATGTGGAGACAGGCCGAAGTGTGGCCAGTGTCACATGGGCAGATGGAACCACCAATGTGTACCGAGTGGGCCACAAAGGCAAGGTGGATCTCAGATGTGTTGGTGAGGCAGCTGGCGGCTTTTACTACAAGGAGCACCTCCCGAAGCTTG gcaagCCAGCAGAGCTGCAACGCAGGGTGAGTGCTGATGGCCAGCCCTTCCAGCGTGGGGACAAGGTCAAGTGTCTGCTGGACACAGATGTCCTGAGGGACATGCAGGAAGGCCATGGTGGCTGGAACCCTAGGATGGCAGAG CACAACAGCTTCTGGGTGGGTGATGTGGTCCGGGTCATCGATGACCTTGACACTGTGAAGCGACTGCAGGCTGGACATGGTGAATGGACTGACGACATGGCCCCT GCCCTGGGCCGCGTGGGGAAAGTGGTGAAGGTGTTTGGAGATGGAAACTTGCGTGTGGCAGTTGGCGGTCAGCGATGGACCTTCAGCCCCTCCTGCCTGGTGGCCTACCGGCCCGAGGAAGATGCCAACCTGGATGTAGCTGAGCGTGccagagagaacaaaa GCTCACTGAGTGTGGCCCTGGACAAGCTTCGGACCCAGAAGAGTGACCCAGAGCACCCAGGGAGGCTGGTAGTAGAGGCTGCACTGGGAAATGTAGCCCGGGCTCTGGATCTACTGCGAAGGCATCCAGAGCAG GTGGACACAAAGAACCAGGGCAGAACTGCCCTGCAGGTGGCTGCTTACCTGGGCCAGGTAGAGCTGGTACGGCTGCTGCTGCAGGCAAGAGCAAGTGTGGACCTGCCAGATGAGGAGGGCAACACTGCACTGCACTACACAGCCATGGG GAACCAGCCTGAGGCCACAAGGGTGCTCCTGAGTGCAGGATGTGGGGTAGATGCTCGGAATGGCACACGCAGCACAGCCCTCCATGTGGCTGTACAGAGGGGCTTCCTAGAGGTGGTAAAGATCCTGTGTGAACGTGGTTGTGATGTCAACTTGCCG GATGCCCATGCAGACACACCCCTACATTCTGCCATTTCTGCGGGTGCCGGTGCCAGCAGCATTGTTGAAGTCCTTACCGAGGTGCCTGGCATCGATGTCACTGCTACCAATAGCCAGGGCTTCACACTGCTGCACCACGCATCCCTCAAGGGCCATGTGCT AGCAGTTAGAAAGATTCTGGCAAGGGCACGGCAGCTGGTGGATGCCAAGAAGGAGGATGGCTTCACTGCACTCCATCTGGCAGCTCTCAACAACCACCGTGAAGTGGCCCAGGTCCTAATCCGAGAG GGTCGCTGTGATGTGAATGTGCGAAACAGGAAGCTTCAATCCCCACTCCATCTGGCTGTGCAGCAGGCCCACCTGGGGCTGGTACCGCTGCTGGTGGACGCAGGCTGCAGTGTCAACACTGAGGATGAGGAGGGCGATACAGCCCTACATGTAGCACTACAGCGCCATCAGCTGTTGCCCCTGGTGGTTGACAGGGCTGGGGGAGACCCTGGGCCCTTGCAGCTGCTGTCAAGG ctacaggcctcaggcctccCAGGCAGCACAGAGTTGACTGTAGGCGCTGCAGTGGCCTGCTTCCTGGCATTGGAGGGTGCTGACGTGAGCTACGCAAACCACCGAGGCCGGAGCCCACTGGACCTGGCTACAGAAGGCCGTGTGCTCAAGGCCTTGCAGGGCTGTGCCCAGCGCTTCAG GGAGCGACAGGCAGGTGGCGGTGGGGGTGTGCCCCCGGGCCCCCGGCATGTGCTGACTACTCCTAACACCGTGACGAACCTGCATGTGTCTGGCACAGCAGGGCCAGAGGCTGCCGAGTGCCTGGTGTGCTCGGAGCTGGCATTGCTAGTTCTGTTTTCACCGTGTCAGCACCGCACAGTGTGTGAGG AGTGCGCTCGAAGGATGAAGAAGTGTATCAGGTGCCAGGTGGTCATCAGCAAGAAGCTACGCCCAG ATGGTTCAGAGGTGGTAAATGCCATCCAGGTCCCCGGCCCACCTCGGCAACTGGTAGAGGAGCTACAGAGCCGCTACAGGCAGATGGAGGAGCGCATCACCTGCCCCATCTGCATCGACAACCACATCCGCCTAGTGTTCCAGTGCGGCCATGGAGCGTGCGCACCCTGTGGCGCTGCGCTTAACGCCTGCCCCATCTGCCGCCAGCCCATCCGTGACCGCATTCAGATCTTCGTGTGA
- the Mib2 gene encoding E3 ubiquitin-protein ligase MIB2 isoform X3 produces the protein MDLDPHAGVQVGMRVVRGMDWKWGQQDGGEGGVGTVVELGRHGSPSTPDRTVVVQWDQGTRTNYRAGYQGAHDLLLYDNAQIGIRHPNIICDCCKKHGLRGMRWKCRVCFDYDLCTQCYMHNKHDLTHAFERYETSHSRPVTLSPRQGLPRIPLRGIFQGAKVVRGPDWEWGSQDGGEGKTGRVVDIRGWDVETGRSVASVTWADGTTNVYRVGHKGKVDLRCVGEAAGGFYYKEHLPKLGKPAELQRRVSADGQPFQRGDKVKCLLDTDVLRDMQEGHGGWNPRMAEHNSFWVGDVVRVIDDLDTVKRLQAGHGEWTDDMAPALGRVGKVVKVFGDGNLRVAVGGQRWTFSPSCLVAYRPEEDANLDVAERARENKSAASVSVAGGRQGSPWPTLTSTLPPGSLSVALDKLRTQKSDPEHPGRLVVEAALGNVARALDLLRRHPEQVDTKNQGRTALQVAAYLGQVELVRLLLQARASVDLPDEEGNTALHYTAMGNQPEATRVLLSAGCGVDARNGTRSTALHVAVQRGFLEVVKILCERGCDVNLPDAHADTPLHSAISAGAGASSIVEVLTEVPGIDVTATNSQGFTLLHHASLKGHVLAVRKILARARQLVDAKKEDGFTALHLAALNNHREVAQVLIREGRCDVNVRNRKLQSPLHLAVQQAHLGLVPLLVDAGCSVNTEDEEGDTALHVALQRHQLLPLVVDRAGGDPGPLQLLSRLQASGLPGSTELTVGAAVACFLALEGADVSYANHRGRSPLDLATEGRVLKALQGCAQRFRERQAGGGGGVPPGPRHVLTTPNTVTNLHVSGTAGPEAAECLVCSELALLVLFSPCQHRTVCEECARRMKKCIRCQVVISKKLRPDGSEVVNAIQVPGPPRQLVEELQSRYRQMEERITCPICIDNHIRLVFQCGHGACAPCGAALNACPICRQPIRDRIQIFV, from the exons ATGGACCTGGACCCCCATGCAGGTGTGCAGGTGGGCATGCGTGTGGTACGCGGAATGGACTGGAAATGGGGCCAGCAGGATGGAGGTGAGGGCGGTGTGGGCACCGTGGTGGAGCTTGGCCGCCATGGCAGCCCCTCGACCCCCGACCGTACAGTTGTCGTTCAGTGGGACCAGGGCACACGTACCAACTATCGAGCTGGCTACCAAGGTGCCCATGACCTGTTGCTCTATGACAACGCCCAAATCG GTATCCGCCACCCCAACATCATCTGTGACTGCTGCAAGAAACATGGGCTTCGTGGCATGCGTTGGAAGTGCCGTGTCTGCTTTGACTATGACCTCTGCACGCAGTGCTACATGCACAACAAGCATGACCTTACCCATGCCTTCGAGCGCTATGAGACATCGCACTCACGCCC GGTTACGTTGAGTCCCCGACAGGGCCTCCCTCGAATCCCACTGAGGGGCATCTTTCAAGGAGCAAAAGTGGTACGAGGCCCTGACTGGGAATGGGGCTCACAAGATG GAGGCGAAGGGAAGACAGGCCGTGTGGTGGATATCCGTGGCTGGGATGTGGAGACAGGCCGAAGTGTGGCCAGTGTCACATGGGCAGATGGAACCACCAATGTGTACCGAGTGGGCCACAAAGGCAAGGTGGATCTCAGATGTGTTGGTGAGGCAGCTGGCGGCTTTTACTACAAGGAGCACCTCCCGAAGCTTG gcaagCCAGCAGAGCTGCAACGCAGGGTGAGTGCTGATGGCCAGCCCTTCCAGCGTGGGGACAAGGTCAAGTGTCTGCTGGACACAGATGTCCTGAGGGACATGCAGGAAGGCCATGGTGGCTGGAACCCTAGGATGGCAGAG CACAACAGCTTCTGGGTGGGTGATGTGGTCCGGGTCATCGATGACCTTGACACTGTGAAGCGACTGCAGGCTGGACATGGTGAATGGACTGACGACATGGCCCCT GCCCTGGGCCGCGTGGGGAAAGTGGTGAAGGTGTTTGGAGATGGAAACTTGCGTGTGGCAGTTGGCGGTCAGCGATGGACCTTCAGCCCCTCCTGCCTGGTGGCCTACCGGCCCGAGGAAGATGCCAACCTGGATGTAGCTGAGCGTGccagagagaacaaaagtgcggCATCAGTCTCAGTGGCTGGTGGGAGGCAGGGCAGCCCCTGGCCAACACTTACCTCAACCCTGCCCCCAGGCTCACTGAGTGTGGCCCTGGACAAGCTTCGGACCCAGAAGAGTGACCCAGAGCACCCAGGGAGGCTGGTAGTAGAGGCTGCACTGGGAAATGTAGCCCGGGCTCTGGATCTACTGCGAAGGCATCCAGAGCAG GTGGACACAAAGAACCAGGGCAGAACTGCCCTGCAGGTGGCTGCTTACCTGGGCCAGGTAGAGCTGGTACGGCTGCTGCTGCAGGCAAGAGCAAGTGTGGACCTGCCAGATGAGGAGGGCAACACTGCACTGCACTACACAGCCATGGG GAACCAGCCTGAGGCCACAAGGGTGCTCCTGAGTGCAGGATGTGGGGTAGATGCTCGGAATGGCACACGCAGCACAGCCCTCCATGTGGCTGTACAGAGGGGCTTCCTAGAGGTGGTAAAGATCCTGTGTGAACGTGGTTGTGATGTCAACTTGCCG GATGCCCATGCAGACACACCCCTACATTCTGCCATTTCTGCGGGTGCCGGTGCCAGCAGCATTGTTGAAGTCCTTACCGAGGTGCCTGGCATCGATGTCACTGCTACCAATAGCCAGGGCTTCACACTGCTGCACCACGCATCCCTCAAGGGCCATGTGCT AGCAGTTAGAAAGATTCTGGCAAGGGCACGGCAGCTGGTGGATGCCAAGAAGGAGGATGGCTTCACTGCACTCCATCTGGCAGCTCTCAACAACCACCGTGAAGTGGCCCAGGTCCTAATCCGAGAG GGTCGCTGTGATGTGAATGTGCGAAACAGGAAGCTTCAATCCCCACTCCATCTGGCTGTGCAGCAGGCCCACCTGGGGCTGGTACCGCTGCTGGTGGACGCAGGCTGCAGTGTCAACACTGAGGATGAGGAGGGCGATACAGCCCTACATGTAGCACTACAGCGCCATCAGCTGTTGCCCCTGGTGGTTGACAGGGCTGGGGGAGACCCTGGGCCCTTGCAGCTGCTGTCAAGG ctacaggcctcaggcctccCAGGCAGCACAGAGTTGACTGTAGGCGCTGCAGTGGCCTGCTTCCTGGCATTGGAGGGTGCTGACGTGAGCTACGCAAACCACCGAGGCCGGAGCCCACTGGACCTGGCTACAGAAGGCCGTGTGCTCAAGGCCTTGCAGGGCTGTGCCCAGCGCTTCAG GGAGCGACAGGCAGGTGGCGGTGGGGGTGTGCCCCCGGGCCCCCGGCATGTGCTGACTACTCCTAACACCGTGACGAACCTGCATGTGTCTGGCACAGCAGGGCCAGAGGCTGCCGAGTGCCTGGTGTGCTCGGAGCTGGCATTGCTAGTTCTGTTTTCACCGTGTCAGCACCGCACAGTGTGTGAGG AGTGCGCTCGAAGGATGAAGAAGTGTATCAGGTGCCAGGTGGTCATCAGCAAGAAGCTACGCCCAG ATGGTTCAGAGGTGGTAAATGCCATCCAGGTCCCCGGCCCACCTCGGCAACTGGTAGAGGAGCTACAGAGCCGCTACAGGCAGATGGAGGAGCGCATCACCTGCCCCATCTGCATCGACAACCACATCCGCCTAGTGTTCCAGTGCGGCCATGGAGCGTGCGCACCCTGTGGCGCTGCGCTTAACGCCTGCCCCATCTGCCGCCAGCCCATCCGTGACCGCATTCAGATCTTCGTGTGA